A window of Argonema galeatum A003/A1 genomic DNA:
GAAGTGCTGACTCGCGAACAAATTATGGAAAATGTCTGGGGCGATGATTTTATGGGAGAATCCAATGTGATTGAAGTTTATATTCGCTATCTGCGTCTCAAAATAGAAGACGAGGGCGAAAAACGCTTGATTCAAACGGTTCGAGGTGTTGGATATGTTTTACGAGAAACTTAGAAGAGTGAGTAGGAGAGTGGGAAAAATCCAAAATCTAAAATTGGCTGGTTTGCTGTTGGGCGCTTTACTCATGGGCTGTTCGCCCTCGGTTCCAGCCATTTCTTCTGCCGAACTGCCCGCACCTCAAGCACAGGTAACGCCAACACCTGTAAGCAGCAAGGAATCACAAACAGATTTGGGTCAAATGTTGCCTATTTCAGCCACAGCTAAGATGGCAGGTGAGGTAATTGAACTGGAAGTGACTCGCACGCCCGAACAGCAGGCTTTGGGGTTGATGTACCGCGCATCTTTACAGGATAACCGGGGGATGCTGTTTGAGTTCCAGCCGCCCCAACCTGTCAGTTTTTGGATGAAGAATGTGAGGATTTCTCTTGATATGATTTTTTTGCGAGGGGGAGTTGTGAAAGCGATCGCAGCTAACGTGCCTCCCTGTACCGCCACACCGTGTCCCACCTACGGCCCCAAAACAGAGGTAGACCAAGTGATCGAGCTACGAGGTGGACGCGCAGCCCAACTGGGGGTCAAAGTCGGGCAGCAGGTGGAAATTCAGTTTTCCCAGTCCAGTCGATCGCAGCCATAAAATTACTCCTTTGGCGCTCTCAAGAATATCTATCAAGGCCGCAGAGGGGCATAGGGGAAAAAGAATGATAGATAATCTTCTGCCCCGAAGGGAGTAAGAAGTTTATCAAAGTCGCTCAAAAATGTTAACATTTATATCTATCGTCAGAAACTTCTGTAAGAATTTGCTAGTCTATCCTGACACCTGCAAAGAGAGCAAAGGGCTCTTCCCTGAAATTGGCAAATCCTACAGGATGTGCTTTCTTCAGGAACTGGCAGCAGTCAAGGTGAATAACTTGTTGAATAAAAAACTATCTTCTGTCATTCAGCATTATTGGCATTAAAGCTCTTGGAGTGTTCTCCCAAACTTAGCTATATTTCTTGTGATGCCGATGTGTCTAGGTGTGAGGCATAAGTGAAAGTATTAATTCTTCCCTGTTATAGGTGAGGGTAGTTACAGCGCTGAAGTAGAAGACAATCAACAAGTAAATAGAAGACCTTGGTATAAGCCGATAGCGACCCTGGGAGAGCGGTATCAAAAAAAGCAGCGGCGACCGTAGGAAAAATCCGTGCGCTCCTGTGCTTCGGGTTTAATTTCCACCCAATCCTCAGTTCGATTTGGGTTTGTAGGTCGTCGAGTCTACTGTAGAAGTTATTCCCAAAAGCTATAGCTTTTTACTCTTGCCGTTATCCGACAAAAGAGGTATAGCGAACAGCGCGGTGGGGGCATAAAGACTGTCTATCGACTGATTAAAGTCGGAAGTTCCGTATCACACAATGGTGTCTTAAAGAGGAGGTGAAAGTGCGAATGGCACCGACAACTTATTCACGATTAATTCGCTTTTTGGAAGAAGAATTAGCAATTTCTGCTGCTTCCATGTCGATTGTATTTAAGCATCGGGAGCAAGATCCAGGGCCTTTGCCAATGATTCTTTGGCAGTACGGTCTGGTGACGCTCAAACAACTAGAGCAAATTTATGACTGGCTGGAAACAGCCTAACATTTAACCTATAGCCAAGGAGCTGGC
This region includes:
- a CDS encoding DUF192 domain-containing protein; the encoded protein is MFYEKLRRVSRRVGKIQNLKLAGLLLGALLMGCSPSVPAISSAELPAPQAQVTPTPVSSKESQTDLGQMLPISATAKMAGEVIELEVTRTPEQQALGLMYRASLQDNRGMLFEFQPPQPVSFWMKNVRISLDMIFLRGGVVKAIAANVPPCTATPCPTYGPKTEVDQVIELRGGRAAQLGVKVGQQVEIQFSQSSRSQP
- a CDS encoding DUF2949 domain-containing protein: MAPTTYSRLIRFLEEELAISAASMSIVFKHREQDPGPLPMILWQYGLVTLKQLEQIYDWLETA